A genomic stretch from Diachasmimorpha longicaudata isolate KC_UGA_2023 chromosome 2, iyDiaLong2, whole genome shotgun sequence includes:
- the LOC135173165 gene encoding SH3 domain-containing protein Dlish yields MAFLCPVRIRRGTKKKSGVHNFNLERDGLGGSSIGLGSNRATLPPGRITGSASIETLVRVGIEKENGLSPDSKMVIVHDFTPCVDDELQVKRGQVVNILYRENDWVYVIAADTRMEGFVPHSYCAPYTSQLAEQTLASLMNNIKKKLPRSHEGDGDLVNNGRSQVESQHTDTGSASDCESYIRNITTADVNANRAHMTQSQNSIQTTPQPDVHPFFKDPSAGRYIVLYTFVARDENDVSVERGEFVTVLNRDDPDWFWVLRHCDGNEGFVPSGFVYPGHVLHSYATTGTTTTTTTVTSDVSHVLGHRNGASNDRQLQQKDLRDFRDEASGTELVVLYDYKAQAPDDLSVKRADWIYADLGNQTVDGWLWAYAPKTRKYGFIPKAYARPPAMTSL; encoded by the exons ATGGCTTTTCTTTGTCCGGTTCGCATACGTCGTGGAACGAAGAAGAAAT CTGGTGTTCACAATTTCAATCTAGAAAGAGATGGCCTCGGGGGCTCCAGCATTGGGCTTGGATCCAACAGGGCCACATTGCCACCAGGACGTATCACGGGAAGCGCCAGTATTGAAACCCTGGTGAGAGTTGGCATTGAAAAGGAAAATGGTCTGTCACCAGATAGTAAAATGGTCATTGTTCATGATTTCACCCCTTGCGTCGATGATGAGCTTCAAGTAAAACGTGGACAG GTAGTTAATATTTTGTACAGAGAGAACGACTGGGTTTACGTTATTGCGGCTGACACGAGAATGGAAGGATTTGTGCCTCATTCTTACTGTGCCCCGTACACATCGCAACTTGCTGAGCAAACACTCGCGAGTCTCATGAATaacataaagaaaaaattgccAAGATCCCACGAAGGAGATGGGGATCTAGTCAACAATGGCCGATCCCAAGTTGAATCCCAACATACGGACACTGGGTCTGCGTCGGACTGCGAGAGCTACATTCGAAATATAACGACTGCTGACGTTAATGCCAATCGGGCCCACATGACCCAATCGCAGAATTCAATTCAAACAACCCCTCAACCTGATGTTCATCCTTTTTTCAAG GATCCCTCAGCAGGGAGATACATCGTCCTCTACACCTTCGTCGCCCGGGACGAGAACGACGTGAGTGTGGAGAGGGGTGAGTTCGTGACAGTCCTGAATCGTGATGATCCGGATTGGTTTTGGGTGCTGCGACACTGTGATGGCAATGAGGGATTCGTCCCATCAGGTTTTGTATATCCTGGACACGTACTACATTCATATGCGACTACTGGGACCACCACAACCACGACAACAGTTACTAGCGATGTCTCGCACGTATTAG GACACAGGAATGGAGCATCAAACGATCGGCAATTGCAGCAGAAGGATTTGCGGGACTTTCGGGATGAAGCGAGTGGGACTGAATTAGTTGTGCTATACGATTACAAGGCGCAGGCGCCAGATGATTTATCTGTGAAACGAGCAGATTGGATATACGCTGATCTTGGAAATCAAACGGTCGATGGTTGGTTATGGGCGTATGCCCCGAAAACCAGAAAATATGGCTTTATTCCGAAGGCATACGCTCGCCCACCTGCAATGACAAGCTTGTAA
- the LOC135173166 gene encoding palmitoyltransferase ZDHHC23-B, with protein sequence MKILYKLRNLSGWRSGTKQVSIDATIPLIALPVLTLIAAQTIYLTVIVFLVTPIIIYHLHHNFLRFLPRSKFFLMWTITSVIMLMLVFEMCVVPLLEILFEENCLFMAGVVGGIFCGIKTKSKSDSDLQNDSSDDSEIGRETEEVCLLCKKPPPARTYHCRTCQTCVANREYHCRWLDCCIGSSNLPWYLSCLLCSAVAFIYGSNLTMTSVCHPFIFIGTILLPDDCSDVYHQLDLALCLVSAIYSLLIGLVVLCYLIYHIYLIFLRTTAQERHISSQSKNEYNGLLTNISTLVCREL encoded by the exons ATGAAAATTCTATATAAACTGCGTAATTTATCCGGCTGGAGAAGTGGTACTAAACAAGTGTCAATCGATGCAACGATACCCTTGATAGCACTACCAGTATTAACCTTAATAGCTGctcaaacaatttatttaacagTCATTGTATTTTTAGTAACGCCAATTATAATCTACCATCTGCATCACAATTTTCTAAGGTTTTTACCACGCTCAAAATTCTTCCTCATGTGGACAATTACAAGTGTTATAATGCTGATGCTGGTTTTTGAAATGTGTGTTGTGCCATTAttagaaattctttttgaggagaattgtttatttatggcGGGTGTTGTGGGTGGAATATTTTGtggaataaaaacaaaatcgaAATCCGATTCGGATTTGCAGAATGATAGCTCAGATGATTCGGAGATTGGAAGAGAGACTGAGGAGGTCTGCCTCTTGTGCAAAAAACCTCCACCAGCGAGAACATATCATTGCCGTACTTGCCAGACTTGCGTAGCCAACAGGGAATATCACTGCCGAtg GCTGGACTGCTGCATAGGCTCAAGCAATTTACCATGGTACCTCAGTTGCTTATTGTGCTCAGCTGTGGCCTTCATTTACGGTTCTAATCTCACAATGACCAGCGTCTGCCATCCCTTCATTTTCATTGGAACAATCCTCCTGCCAGACGATTGCAGTGATGTCTATCATCAACTAGA TCTTGCCCTGTGCTTGGTCTCAGCCATCTACAGCTTGCTCATAGGATTGGTCGTACTCTGTTACTTAATTTATCACATATACTTGATATTTTTACGTACTACAGCCCAGGAGAGACACATCTCTTCTCAGAGTAAAAATGAATACAATGGTTTATTGACCAATATATCTACTCTAGTGTGTCGtgaattgtaa
- the LOC135173164 gene encoding coiled-coil domain-containing protein 191, whose protein sequence is MLHLLPSAEDQQLLICNARRETAKESRGDHIESEKNDSIRQSFSEFPFTGNIKVTIKDKPIMESKEYKMNLLSWAFRAFLFHIKRTKRLYEIKLRTQEHFINVELQRYFGTWRSRVEELKKAKLATKTKCEISDDQKIQLFVNAIVEKQKTDKSSRKVDSKACSSAKNSPLSGDSGELEKTPSIITNSALQKRLSFQRKIIAEQRVKLVQQNQIIEAMTLKRITEESQRAKKETFTTAKQVLNKCRQQTRNNLLHLIKLESCKGDDLDRPKLPSEPPVFLSRMEARAIRRRERMREAREKQREKLEIQKHQEEIAKRKEEEKQKQLRLEAQRRARRILQEQERRKIIEAEKLKIVDELVAKFYRNYLLRKYVFTPLLRIIEEAKRYQEMADEHYSITLLKKTFTIWKKNTRDAIDLKLERCTEVYDMNILLRFFCEWASLAQKNINKYKIAWNFYTSRLRAKYFRVWYTEVLEMRLKALGTLQFVMNHYDEKIKLKYFRMWQRYTKLSDDMNESDRQKEKWRALVQHVVPNFCPKYRGVIRDD, encoded by the coding sequence ATGCTGCATCTACTGCCAAGTGCTGAGGATCAGCAGCTCTTGATCTGCAATGCGAGACGAGAGACAGCAAAAGAATCTCGAGGAGACCATattgaatcagaaaaaaatgatagcaTCAGACAATCATTCTCCGAATTCCCTTTTACTGGAAACATAAAAGTAACAATTAAGGACAAACCGATCATGGAATCAAAAGAGTACAAGATGAATCTCCTAAGTTGGGCCTTCCGCGCTTTCCTATTTCACATCAAGCGAACAAAACGTCTGTACGAAATTAAACTGAGAACCCAAGAGCATTTTATCAATGTAGAACTGCAGAGATACTTCGGTACGTGGAGATCAAGAGTGGAAGAGTTGAAAAAAGCAAAGTTGGCGACAAAAACTAAATGTGAAATATCTGATGACCAAAAAATCCAACTGTTCGTGAATGCAATCGTTGAAAAACAGAAGACCGACAAGAGTTCACGTAAAGTTGACTCAAAAGCCTGTTCGTCAGCAAAAAATTCCCCATTATCTGGAGACAGTGGTGAGCTAGAAAAAACACCGAGTATCATCACGAATTCCGCCCTCCAAAAACGATTGTcttttcagagaaaaataatcgctgagcAAAGGGTGAAATTGGTTCAGCAAAATCAAATAATCGAAGCCATGACGCTGAAGAGAATCACCGAGGAATCACAACGTGCCAAGAAAGAGACCTTCACCACCgccaaacaagtattgaacAAATGTAGACAACAAaccagaaataatttattacacCTGATAAAGTTAGAATCATGCAAAGGAGATGATCTCGACCGCCCCAAATTACCCTCCGAACCCCCAGTTTTTTTATCGAGAATGGAGGCGAGAGCAATCAGAAGGAGAGAACGAATGAGAGAAGCTAGGGAGAAGCAgcgagaaaaattggaaattcagAAACATCAAGAAGAGATCGCTAAGAgaaaagaggaagaaaaacaGAAACAGCTGCGATTAGAAGCACAACGCAGAGCCAGACGAATTCTCCAGGAGCAAGAGAGGAGGAAAATCATTGAAGCTGAGAAATTAAAGATTGTTGATGAATTAGTTGCCAAATTTTACAGGAATTATCTCCTGAGGAAGTATGTCTTCACGCCTCTTCTTCGAATTATCGAGGAAGCGAAACGTTATCAGGAAATGGCGGACGAGCATTACAGCATTACATTATTAAAGAAGACATTCActatctggaaaaaaaacacgaGAGATGCGATTGATTTGAAGCTAGAGAGATGCACTGAGGTCTACGATATGAATATTCTCTTGAGATTCTTCTGTGAATGGGCGTCACTAGCGCAGAAGAACATCAATAAGTACAAAATAGCTTGGAATTTTTATACCTCACGATTGCGAGCTAAATACTTCAGAGTTTGGTACACTGAAGTACTAGAAATGCGACTGAAAGCCCTGGGAACTCTGCAATTCGTAATGAACCATTACGATGAAAAGATAAAGCTGAAGTACTTTCGAATGTGGCAGAGATACACCAAACTATCCGATGATATGAATGAAAGTGATAggcaaaaagaaaaatggagGGCATTGGTGCAGCACGTTGTACCGAATTTTTGTCCAAAATACAGGGGAGTAATCAGGGATGactga
- the Snoo gene encoding ski oncogene, which produces METLLSAKTTSPSYSPQLKTVLKTYQLSAVKSLQGPSSALLGMDCRGILQEQTSFHFPTLNRTQNCVVDSDPDEINGKEYKKNEDASVASMPVATIPVPVLPRRDHIAERSQDDSDDDPQPERIKIIGEKRELEFQIPILTAPDQSCSERCETTLENERISCFVVGGERRLCLPQILNTVLQDFSLQQINQVCDELQIYCSRCTHDQLDELKLSGILPRSAPSCGLITQTDAERLVSALLLRIEPRELPQMISEDNDRCDVKEHCDKDGTDTIGKFKVYHECFGKCKGIFHAERFDAEDSACIECLECGCQFSPQRFVRHAHRPLENRTCHWGFDSTNWRCYLLLSRDQPHYNKLVTFFRNLKEKYPLPNLKRKLSEFRNDSEKLPKRLKKEMGRNEFAGVYAGSNGLGMYSISPANGGGDPYLQMQWAVFELAARGASAFRPWNTANSCKHRDSSPLVPAYLSRGPPVLQHPERVVPLSECERFEPHYQPNVALAPIAPPPITSIPTTQSEEPSAAPGAHRLLYNESHSHPDHSPSSCGKIEPLIANVKVEKPSSPGPEAANDYSRHFCTQSKKHEECRNERLKIKRKILHRNNCEDEESSAAVTSSTITMDTPSAGISTSSSGSDTEEDFATIAELEERLTRLDVPQDVFTLLRQVASELDHFRVRHQQDAQEIVKLRGELQKQTIMHPHDSINGGEKSENRVDPSAADSTENNDPVDERLPLLDNNEELERAATPSTAISND; this is translated from the exons ATGGAGACACTATTGTCGGCTAAAACAACCAGTCCATCATACAGTCCACAATTAAAGACAGTCTTGAAGACATATCAATTATCGGCAGTGAAAAGCCTGCAAGGACCAAGCTCAGCCCTTTTGGGTATGGACTGTAGAGGTATATTGCAGGAACAAACGTCCTTTCACTTCCCAACCCTCAATCGTACTCAAAACTGCGTAGTTGATTCAGATCCAGATGAGATAAATGgaaaagaatataaaaaaaatgaagatgcaTCCGTAGCATCGATGCCGGTAGCAACGATACCAGTGCCAGTCCTACCAAGAAGGGATCATATAGCAGAACGATCACAAGATGATTCAGACGACGATCCCCAGCCAGAGCGTATTAAAATAATTGGTGAAAAGCGTGAATTGGAATTTCAAATACCCATTCTAACAGCACCAGATCAGAGTTGCTCGGAGAGATGTGAAACAACACTTGAGAATGAGAGAATTTCATGTTTTGTTGTTGGTGGTGAGCGTAGACTATGTTTGCCCCAGATATTAAATACAGTACTCCaagatttttcattacaaCAGATTAATCAAGTTTGCGATGAATTACAAATATACTGTTCAAGATGCACCCATGACCAATTGGACGAGTTAAAATTATCTGGAATATTGCCAAGAAGTGCACCGTCTTGTGGTTTAATCACACAAACGGATGCTGAACGTCTTGTAAGCGCACTTTTACTGCGCATTGAACCACGTGAATTACCACAAATGATAAGTGAAGATAATGATAGATGTGATGTAAAGGAACATTGTGATAAAGATGGCACTGATACTATTGGTAAATTCAAAGTTTATCATGAGTGTTTTGGTAAATGCAAGGGAATCTTCCATGCTGAACGCTTTGATGCTGAGGATTCAGCTTGCATCGAGTGTCTCGAGTGTGGCTGCCAGTTTTCACCACAACGTTTTGTACGTCATGCACACCGGCCACTTGAAAATCGTACCTGTCACTGGGGCTTTGATTCGACCAATTGGCGATGTTATTTGTTATTGTCACGCGATCAGCCTCATTACAACAAGCTCGTTACATTCTTTCgtaatttgaaagaaaaatatcctCTACCCAATCTCAAGAGGAAACTCTCTGAG TTTCGAAATGATAGTGAAAAGCTACCCAAACGACTGAAGAAGGAAATGGGTCGCAATGAATTTGCTGGTGTCTACGCTGGTAGCAATGGGTTGGGCATGTACTCGATATCACCGGCTAATGGTGGGGGAGATCCTTATCTCCAAATGCAGTGGGCAGTCTTTGAATTAGCAGCACGCGGAGCATCTGCCTTCAGGCCTTGGAATACAGCAAATTCTTGTAAACATCGAGACAG TTCACCACTGGTGCCTGCTTACCTGAGCCGTGGTCCACCAGTGTTGCAACATCCAGAGCGTGTTGTACCGCTCTCCGAATGCGAACGTTTTGAGCCGCATTATCAGCCAAACGTTGCCTTGGCGCCCATAGCACCACCACCGATAACGTCTATTCCAACGACCCAGTCGGAAGAGCCATCAGCAGCACCAGGAGCTCACAGGCTCCTCTACAATGAGAGCCATAGCCACCCCGACCATTCTCCGAGTTCGTGTGGTAAAATAGAGCCCTTAATTGCCAATGTTAAAGTTGAAAAACCATCATCGCCCGGACCCGAGGCTGCTAATGATTATTCACGGCATTTTTGCACGCAATCGAAAAAACATGAGGAATGTAGAAATGAGAGGCTAAAAATTAAGAGAAAAATACTACACCGAAATAACTGTGAAGACGAGGAGAGCAGTGCTGCTGTTACATCGTCTACCATTACAATGGATACACCATCCGCTGGTATCAGTACATCATCATCAGGAAGTGATACAGAGGAAGACTTTGCCACTATTGCTGAACTTGAGGAAAGACTTACGAGACTTGATGTGCCGCAAGATGTTTTTACTCTTCTCAGACAAGTGGCATCGGAACTTGATCATTTCAGAGTTCGACATCAACAAGACGCACAGGAAATTGTCAAGTTACGTGGGGAGTTGCAAAAACAAACGATTATGCATCCTCATGATTCTATTAACGGTGGTGAGAAGAGTGAAAATAGAGTAGACCCAAGTGCTGCTGATAGCACAGAAAATAATGACCCTGTAGACGAGAGACTACCACTCCTGGACAACAATGAAGAGCTCGAACGGGCTGCCACCCCATCTACTGCAATTAGTAATGATTAG